The DNA segment CTCTGAAATCAGGAAATGAATTTTTCCCTGAAGAGAATTTTCATTTTGCTTTGATTCTCCTAGAGCAGTTTCTGTTTTTACAATCTGCTGCCGTAAAGAATTATTTTTTTGCATCCAGTATTGAATTTCATTTTTGTATTTGTTCTCAATGGAATTTACCTGCCCCTGCATTTCTTTCACTGCAATTTTTGATTCCTTGATTTCTCCTTTAAATCCTTCCATAGAATGAAACAGGAGATAAGTTGAAATGGCAGAAAGCAAACTGAATAAAATGGTGATGATGATTGTTCTTTTCATGGTTGTGTTTCGTTTTTAGTTTCGTTGATTGTTTTTGTTTTTCTCTCTATGGAATACCCGAAGCATCCCGCACCGATGATGCTGACGAATGAGTAAAACATATATTCGGGAACCGTGATTCCGAAGAATTGCTGGGCGAGCCAACTGATAAGAGTTACCGCAACAAAAATCAGTGTTACTGTTTCGCGTAAAGCATAACTTCCATCTTTGTCTTTCAATATTTGTTTTACAAAATCAGTCATTGGTGTTGTAGTAGTAATAAGTGATTAACCCGATTCCGAGCGTGAGCGTTCCGGCAGCGATTCTTTTTAACGATTCTCTTCTCATCGCACGGAAATCAAGCAGCGCGTAAGTGAATCGGTTGCCGTAAAGTTTTGCGTGTCGTTCGCAGAGTTCCATAAAAAAATTAAAGTCATTCGCATCGGCAAAGACCTGACATCCTGCAGAGTATTTGTTGATGTATTTTGTTTTCCCTTCTGAAAATGCGCGGTGAATGTTGATTCCGAAAAGTCCTTCTTCTTTTTTCCCGTTGAGAAAATCCAATTTCGCATTGCGGTTGTAGTCGCGCATTATTTTTACAGGCGCAACCTGCACCAACGCTTTATACTGCCCGAGATGCATTCCGATTTGATACGCATTTACATACTGCCCCTGTGCAAGAATCGCTGTGCCTTGCGGCTGGAGCGGATTCTCTAACCAGAATGTGCCCGGGTCGGTGGTCGCTTTGAAAATGTGGTATTCCCATTTGAACGGTTTTGATTTGTAAAAAACATGAATCTCATCGTCAAAGCGATTGGGCGAAACATTCCCTGAGCGAATCCCAACGAGGTTGAGTTCGTAAGGGCGCGTGTTCAGCGCGAATCCCTCGTGACGAAGAATGGATTTTACTCTTGGAAAAATCATGCGGCCTGTCTGAAATCGGGTTCGTAATTTTTGAGCCACTCTCTCACATCAAAACTCGGACACGCTTTTGCCACATTCGGAAAATCTCTGTGACCGAGAACTTTCGCCTTCGGATATTTTTCCGTGAGTTCCACGATTTTGTCAAACATGGAATTTTTCTGTGCGGAAGTTCTGTTGTCAAACGGCTTTCCGTCTTTGTCAATTCCTCCGATGTAAGAAATGTGAATGCACTCCTGATTGTGCCCGTACGCTCCGTAAGAAATTTTGCTTTCATCAAGCAGTTGCACGATTTCTCCGTCACGCTGGATGATGTAATGGTAGCCGGGCGTGTCTCCCCATCCGCGTTGTTCCTTCCAGAATTTTTTAATCGCTTCCAGCGTTGCGGTCGGCTGCGTTGCGGTGCAATGCACCACGATGTAATTGATTGTTCTCATTTTCTTTTTTTGTTTTTAGAAATTAGTTAGAGATATTTTATGGTTGATGTTTTTACAATGAATTTTTTTCCGTTGTTTTCAAAAAGAGTGAACTCTCCCCTCTGTGCGATTTCAGTTCCGAGAATCATCTTTGCGGGAACTTTCGCTCCTTCGCGCGGAGTTCTCCAAACCGTGGTCGGATGAACCGTCATTACTTTGAATCCGTCAATCCCCGAGAGCGACCATTTGCTTCCATCGTATTTCAATCCCATCCGTGAAAACTCCAAGCGAATCATTTGTTTCTGCTCGTCATCGGAAAAACTTCCCAAGAGTCCGTTCACGAGCGTCTGGCTTACTCCTCTTAAAGAATATTTTTTGAACTCGCTGCTCACGGCTGAATAATCATCCTTCGTCCGCATTTTTTTCAGGGAGGAAATCACTCCGCTGATGTCTTTGTTCACCGCATCTTTGTAAAGTGATTTTGCCAACTGGCTCGCATCAAAACCCGTTGTCTTCACCAAAACATTGTAAGTGTTTTCATCAATCGTATCGGGAAGATTTTTTTTCGCCAATGCAGTCGCCATTTCATTTCCGAAGTCGCCATCCGCTCCGTATCTCGGAAGAATATCTCTTCCGTATTTTGCAATCAGCGCATCCTGCAATGTTTTCACTTTTGTTCCCTTGCTTCCTTTTTTCAGAGGGAAATCATCATTACGGTTTTCTTTCTGAGTGAAGAACGAAGGAATGAATGCGCTTTTCTGAGGAGCGATTTGTTTCGTATCATCAGAAGAAGAATCATCCGACTCATCTTCTTTTTTCTTTTTTCTCTTCTGATAAAAATCCCATCCGAAATAACTGAGTATTCCGGTCGCTGCAATTCCCAATCCGATGAGAAGTAATTTCTTTTTCTTATTTGGGTTTTCCTTTTCCATTTTATTTCTGAGGTTTTGAGGTGATGATTTTCATCCAGCCGCTGTATTCTCCAAAATCGCTTTCTGATTTTAAATCGTCAATCATATTCGTTCCGTACAAAACTTTGTAATGAGCCGCCACCTGAACAAACGCATCCTGCGTTGGTATTTCCTGAAAGACCGCCTTTATCGCATCCTCATCCGTTCCCGGAAAGGGACCGTAACTTTTATCAAATGCCGCCTTCAGCCGCTTCGCCCACTCTTCGTATTTGTAAGGAGTGAGTTGGTTTTGCTGTTCTCCTTTTTTTCCGATGCGGTCGGGTTTTGCATTGACGATGGCGAGCATCTCGTTGTATTCTGTGCTTTGCAACTCATCGCTCATATCTCGGTAAATGCTGCTGTTGTAAAGTTTCTGATAAGCAGCCGCCACTTTTCTGAAGTCCTTTTTGCTCGGAATTTCCCTTAGCACCGTTCTCAAAGCGGGAGTGTTCGTTCCGGGCCATCCGTCATTTTCAAACGCCATCTTGATTTGCTTGGCGTAAGTGGCAGGAGAATCTTCCGTCAGCGTATCTTTCTCCTCGCTGTTGGAAATAATTTTTCGGATGATGCTTCTTCCCAGAAAAAAAGTTCCCACCGTAATGACAACAGTTCCGCCAGCGTAAAGGAGTTTTTCCTTCAGAGTGAATTCCTCTTCTTCTTTTTTTATGGTTGCTGCACTCATTTTACAATCCGAGATATTTTTTTCCCAATGCGGTTTTCACAGGATTGTGTTCCACGACATCGGCAAGTTTCTCCAGTTCTCTTGCCGTAAGTTTTGTGGACAGCACAATTAATGTTTTCGTGCAGAGTTTTGATGCGAGCGCAGTCAGCGCAGTCATCTTCGCTTTCGCTTCCGCCTCTGTGTGAGCGGGGATTGAAAAATCGTAAGTGAATTTTTTCATTTTGTGTTTTGTTGTTTGATATTGATGTTTAATAATTCCGCAACGGGTTTGATGTTGGATTTGTCCTTCACAAATTCATCAATGACGGAGAGAATCATTTCCAATTCTTCCTTGTTGAAATTTTCCCTGAATGATTTTGCAAACTCAATCAGCGTTTTATCATTTTCCTCTGCGGAGTTTCCTTCTCCGGATGATTTCGCTTTGAAACTCGCTTCGGCTTCGGGTTTCTTTTCCGTTTCTGTTTTCGCTCCCGAAAGATTTCCCTTCTCCTCTTTTTTTATTGACAAAATCTGCGGGGCGAGGTCTTTCAGAACAGAAGTGAAGTCGCCCAAACTTTTCGCTTCCTGCAATTTTTTTTCCGTCTCCGAAATAATGCCTTTGAGTTTTTCAATGTAGTCCTCCGCTTCGGAAAGTTTTCCTTTTGTCTCTTCTAATTTCTCTTTCACCTTCTCGCAATCCCATTCTTTTTTCGCCTGTGTAACTTTCTCGCTGACGATGTTTGTTACCTCCGCTCCGCTGAGCGTTTGATTCTGCTGCGGCTGATTTTGCGCGGACTCTTTTTCTTTTTCTTTCAGCGTAAAAATTTTCTGCGTGTAGCGGTTGGAATCGGGCGTGTTGTAGATGAAAATTTTTACCGTTTCGGTTTCCTCATCCATATACGGCTCAAAGGATTCCAGATTTTGTATGTTGTCGGTCTTTGGAACGATTTTGAAATCGTCCACATAAACTTCAAAATATTTTGTCTGCCCCTGCGCTTTCATTTCCTCCATCCACATTTTCAATTGCGCGATTTTCAGAGGAGAATATTTATGTTTGTTGCTGCTTTGCATCGCTGGTCGTTTTGTGCTTCATAATTCCCATTGCGAAACGCAGATGGACGATTGCCGAAGCGTAATTTTTTATTTTGATTTTTCCCTGATGTTCGTATTTCAGTTCGTTCGCATTTTTCAAACTCAAATCAAAAACCCCGAAGTCGGAGGACACATTCACGCTGTCAATTTCATCCACTAAAATCCAGAGTTGGTTGTAAGCGTTGCGCTCCACCGTTTCCCCGGGCTGAAGAACAAGATGAATGAGTTCGGGATAATAATTTTTACAGAATCCCAAATCGTTCATCCTGTTTTGCAGAATTTCAAATGCGGATTCTACGGTCATTGTTTTTCAGTTTTGTACCACACGGAGAGAATCACCTCGTAAGTGAAATCCTGTTTCAGAAATTCTCCGAGTTTGTCTTTGTAAAATCCGTTGATGACTGTCGTCTTTCTTTCCAAAGTCACTTTCTGAATTTCCATCTTTACTAAATGCGTCCAGATTCTTTCGGGAAGAATATCCTTCGTTGAAAAATTTCTCAGCGGCAGTTCTGCGTTCAGGTCGCTGATACTTGCTGCATAAAAAATATTTTCCCTTGCGTTGCTCTGAAGTTTCAGTTCTCCCACAAATGAACTCTGCCCGGAAGAAGAATCATTTGGAAATGCTCCGTTGATTAAATCTGGGTTCTGTGAAAAATTTGTCCCGCCTGTTTTTGTCGGAGCCGGAGGAATAGCAATCACTCCGCTGTCAGCAGTCGGTCCTTTGATTCGTACATCGGTTTCAATTCCGAAAATTATTTTTGCATCAGACGGAACCCGCACCTGAAAGTGTTTGATTTCTCCCTGCTTGGAAATCGGAATTATTTCCACTATGACTTTTTCTGTTTTCATTTCGCGTCATCCATTTCGCATTCAAATTCAAGAATGACAGTGTATGGAGTGAAATTTGTTCCGAACGAATCGCTGTCTTTGAAATCCAATTTCACGATTCCGTTTCCCGGGTGCATTGATTTGAGGTCTCTGTAACGGGTGTTCACATTCGTGTTCAGTCCCGACATCCATCTCCGCGTCATATAATTTTCGGGAACGATTTCATCGCGGTTGATTTCCAACCGCTGCGAGCCGCGGAACAAAATCAAATCGGGTCGGTCGGAGTCAATCAGCACTCCTTTCAATGCGACAATGCTTTTGTCAAATTCAAAAGTTCCCGAGAAGGTTTGGTTCGCTCCTTTCACCAGCAGGTCAAATCGTTTGTAAATTGTTTTTATCATTTTGTTTTGTTAGTTGTCAATTGTTAGTCGTCCATTGTTTTTTTAAATTGGCAATTTGCAGTCGGCAGTTTGCAATTTCTTGCCTACTGCCAACTGCTTACTGCCAACTGCTCTTACGGAGTGGTTATCGTTCCGTGCAGTCCCGCCCAGAGTTGAGCGTTCTTATCAACGCCCTGCATCGTGCCGAGCGAAACGGTGAGTTCAATCAGGATGTCATCGTGAATGAGGCGCGGGTTGGCGAGTTTGTAATATCCCGCAGGAACCATTGTGTAAGAGTTCGTCTTGAACACATTGTTGCTCGTCTCGGGAACAATCTGCTTTTTGTTCGCCTTCAAATCAAATTCTCCGTTGGCGACAGCGGGAACTCCTTCCAGCCCTTTGAATTCAGCAGCCATCACCATATCGGGCGTTTGGTCTGCTGAAATTCCCGCGAGCAAAATAATTCCGCTCACAAGCAGCGCCTGATTCTTCGGGAGTTTTGCGTTGGAGACATTCCGCAAACCGATTTCCTTCACATCCTGCGTTTCAAACAGTTTGATGGTTTTGGAAGTAACCGGCTTGATGGAATAAATCACCGTGTCCGCCAGACGCAGTTCGCCCTTCCTCAGTCCTTCGCGGATGTGCGCGGGCAGTTCGTGGAAATGTTTTTCCATTTCCGCGCGGCTGCCTCTGCTTGCAGGCGGAAGCGCAGTGAGGCGGTTAAACATTCGTCCCCTTTTGAGAGGATTCATTTTGCGGAGTGTGCTGAGAAAATCACCGAGAAGTTCCTCATTCTCTCCGTCCAGTCCAAGCAACGCTCCTGCGTTGTTGTACTCTTCTGTTGCTTCTAAATTTCCTAACATAGTTTTGAGTTTTAGTGGTTAATAATAATTGTTGATTTACTTTTTAAAAGTTTTTTTCGCTGGGGTCAATGTCTCCGACTTCTTCATTGGAAATTTCTCCCGTTGAATTTTGCTTCTGCAAAGCGGCTGCGCCCGCATCGGCAACCTGCTTTTCAATTTTGTCAAGCGCAGTGAGGTCAAGTTCTTTTCCTTCTCCCAACTCTTTGTTTTCAGGGTAAGTGAAATACTGAACATCGCCAACGCCTTTTGTGGATTCATCATTTTTCTTTTCCTCTTTGCTCTTGAGAACTTTGTCAAGGAAAAGTTTTTCTTTGAAGGTGTCTTTGAAATTCATTACCCGGTCTTTCGCTCCTTCAATCATTCCTTCAAGACCTTCTTCTTTCTCCACACCTTTCATCTGCTCATTAGTTTGCTGATAGCCGTTTGCCGCCATCATTCCGATTCCGAAAACCGAGGCGAGACGGCTTTTGTAATAGTGACCGAGACCTGTTACTGCGGCTCCGATTAAGAGCGAGGCGCGACCGATGGCTGAACCCGCAACTCCTCCTGCGACTACGCCAATCACCACATCTTTCAATGTTTCAATGGCGGTGTTTTTCAGGTCGCCCTTCGTCTCCAAATCTCTGGTAATGTTTCCGAGCAGGGATTCTTTCTCCGCTGCTTTTTCGTATGAATTTTTTTTCATTGTGTATAGTTTTAAATGGTTTGATTTACTTTTTGATTACACCGATTACATCAATGCGACTTCATCTTTTTTTTTGTGAGAATATTTTTTCTTTTTCGTTCCCGATAATTGCTTCACAGGTTGATTTTGCTCTGCGGGATTTTCTTTCTTCTGTCCCGTTACCACACGATAACCGACATACAGCAATCCCAATCCTCCCGCTCCCCACAAAGTCGGCTTGAGCCATTTTTTGTTTTTGTCCCAGAATCCTTTTTTTGTTGAGCCGTCATCTGTATTGCTGCTTGTGCTGTCATCCGTTGCGGAATTATCAGTCGCAGTTTTTTCGGCAGAAGTTTTTTCTGTTTTGTCGGTGGTCGTTGCATCGGTGTTTTTGCTGTCGGCATTCGTATCCGCAGGAAGATTTTTTCCGTCATCGCCTTTGTCGGTGTTTTCAAAATCCTTTGAACCCTCTCCGCTTTTTTTATGAAAAATATTTCCGACACTTTTCAGAAGTCCTGCAATGGCAGCGAGCGCGCCTGTTGCGGCTGTGATGGAGGCAGCGGTCACCGGTTCTCCGAGCGCACCGAGTTCTTCCATGCCTTCCACATTTTCGGAGCGGTACATTTCTTCTCCGAGCAATTGAGAGAGCGGAGTTCCTTCGTGCATTCCGAAAACATTTTCGTCCGGACGAAATTCCTCTCCGAGTCCGTTCACTTCGTGATGCTTGTTTCCTTTTCCTTTGAGAATCGCTTTTTTGAAATTCTCCGGCTTGCCTCCCGCTCCGTAGTAAATCTGTTCCAGTTTGTCTTTTATTTTTTTCAGGTGTTGTAATTTCTCCATATCAATTCCTTTTTTCTTCGCATCTTCATCGCTGAGGTACGCCCATTTCAACCGCTGTGCGATTTTGAAAATGTTGAGTTTCATGGAAGCGAGAACTCCGTTCCGCAGAAGAATGGTTGCGGGATTCACGCGGTTGGCGAAGTGAAGTCCTTCCCTGAGAATGTCTTTCAGTTTTTTTCTTCCGAGACCATCCTCGTTTTCAGTTCCGCTTAAGTAGTGTAAGTCCATTGGTGTGTCTTTTATTTCTGTGTATGGTTCTTCGTAATTGTAATGGTTCACCACGCAGTCAATCGTGATGTGTTTTCCGTTGGCTCTCGGCACGATTGGATATATGTGCTGGAAATAATCCTGCTTATATCTTGCGATGCGAAGCGAGTGCGGTATTTTCAGATTCGTCAGAATGCTGCTGATGAATACCGTGTAGCAGTCGCAGTCCACGCCCCGGTGACGGTCGTGCCATGTTCTCGCTGGAGAACGGATTTGCTCCAATCCGTCCGCATCTTTATGGTAAGCGATGTGCTCATAAACAAAATGCCAGATGTTTCGGCAGGTTTCGGGAACGGAATTTCCGCGAAGGAGTTCTGCAATTTTTTTCGTCTGACCGAGTGTTTCATTCACCACTTTCGGAATGAACTTCACCGTGTCGGAAACAGTCGCTCCTTTTTTCACTGTCACTTCGTTCAGGTCCGCAACAGGAAAAAGATGGTCGTATTCCAACCCGCTTTTTATTTTCCGTTTTGTTTTCGCTTCCATTTTAATTTTTCAGAATTAATTGTTCCGCTTTTTCATAGGGAAGTTTTTTCCATCCCAAGTCAATCGTGGAAATCGTTTTTGAAGTGAGTTTCACCGACTCACCGTTCAACAGTGATGAAATCATTCCTGCGCTCGCGGAGAATACATTGCGCGGTGGGATTTTTATCATAATCGCTTCCGCAACCGCTTCTCCGTAGGCGGGAATCGTAATGTCTTTGTCCACCACCTGTGAACTTCCGATGGTGGTCCCGCTGTCGGCAGGATAAATGAGTTTGATGAACGGAAATTTTATTTTGAATTTTGTGCGCGTTGGATTTTTCAGTTGCACATCCACGCGAATCACCAATCCGCTCAAATCCAGTTTGTGAATCTTTATGCTTGCGAAGGATTCCAATTCCACGCTCGTGCGCTTCAGGCGGAAAAAATAGGTGAGTCCTGCAATGGCTCCGCCAATGATTCCCGTTCCGATTATGGTTTTCTTCCAACTCATTTTTTGTTTTTGATTTTGTCGCTGATGTAATCGCTTGTGATTTTGAAAGTCATCCAGATTAAACCACCGATAGCAGCTTTGAGGGCGTACTCGGCTAAACTTGAAGAATCAAGGTTGGCAAGGAGTACCGCCCCCGTTAAAAAAATGTTCGTGCTGCTATCGCTGGTCGTCATATGATTTTTTGTTTCCATTTTTTTTCAGAATGATTTTTTTTGAATCACGCTACAAAGAAAATACAAGGGGTTTTTATGATTTCGACTTAATCTGAGTTTGTCTTAGTTTGTCTTAAACATTCCGACTTCGTTGAAAACATTCTGACTTTTTCGCAACAGATTTTTTCATTCCACCTCAATTGTGTAAGGAACACTCAGGTTTTCAAAAATGATTTTCACCTGCGGAATGGTGTAGTAGCGACCTTTCCGCTCTCCCACTTCGTCTTTAAATTCGTTAATCCATTTTTGCAGAGTTTCTCTGCACACTCCGTAAATCCTCGCTAACTCGGATATGGTATAGGGTTTTACCATCACGGTTTGTTTGGGCAGTTGTTTTTGTTTTTGCGTATTCATTGGAAAAATTTTATGCTGTAAAATGAAAATGATTTAAAATCGGGTTGAGTGAAAATGCTTCTCCGCAGTTTTCGCAAATGGAAATCTCTTTTCTCCTCTCAAGATTTTTGAGATACCATTCTTTTGTTCCTGCAAAACCTTTCGGGTTTAATTTGTTGAGCCAGATGCAGGGATGCGGAATGTAACGGTGAGAAAATCTGCTCACATATTCTTTCGCAAGAAGAATCCGCTCACAGTATCCTGTGAAATGTTTGTGGGCTGTGGCGGTGAATTTTTCCGCAGGAATTTCTTCGTAGTATTCCTGTATGTAGAGTTTAGAAATTTCAACTTCCGCTTCGCTGAAAGGAAATCCGCTCCACAAAATAGTGTGAGCGAAATCCCATGTGGCATCGGTGAGCAATCTGATTGCCGCAGGATGCACTCTGAATTTTTTTTGATTAGTTTTCATATTGTTTTTTATTTGTTCGTGAATGATTCGTGATGAATTCGGGAACAAAGGAATGGCGGAAAAAACTGGCGTCTTCCGATAGATTGTCCAAACTGTATGCGGATGGTTCAAATGGTAGTCAGTAGGTCCTAACCGCACTCAGATGGTCGTGACCGCTACTAAATTGTCGGAAGTAAAAGTTAATCCGACTTAATCTTTGTAATTCGGATTAAAAAAATAGGAGAGAAAAAAAATAACCCTGAGGGATTCGGGGCTTCAAGAAAAGTTTTACTCTAAATACGAAATGTGAATATTCACTGGGTCCTCAATAGACAATCTTGAATATACATTTCTTGGTGGAATAGATTTTCCATCATTTCCACTTATAGAAAAAATTAATGATTTTGTTTTTAATGACACGACAAACCACTCTATGCCACCAAATTGTTTTGCAATAGTTTCTGCTTTGGGGTTAAAAATTTTGGGTGAAATTTTAAATTCACCACCTTTAACAACCAATTTTCCAATAAGATAAACATGAAAGTAAATATATTTAACTCCTAATTTCTTTAAAGGTATTTTTGTGTCTCTCTTTGAATCAAATTCTCGATTTAAAATTGGAAATCTATTAAGTGCCGCAGGAAGAAAATATCCCAAATTAGTCCAATTAAAATCCGAATAAAATTCTTTCCCTTTTAATTGACCCCAATGGTCAGATTTTTTTTCCATACTTTTCGGTGAAGAAATCAAATGATGACTTGAAGCATGATAAG comes from the Bacteroidota bacterium genome and includes:
- a CDS encoding N-acetylmuramoyl-L-alanine amidase, which produces MRTINYIVVHCTATQPTATLEAIKKFWKEQRGWGDTPGYHYIIQRDGEIVQLLDESKISYGAYGHNQECIHISYIGGIDKDGKPFDNRTSAQKNSMFDKIVELTEKYPKAKVLGHRDFPNVAKACPSFDVREWLKNYEPDFRQAA
- a CDS encoding MerR family transcriptional regulator; the protein is MNTQKQKQLPKQTVMVKPYTISELARIYGVCRETLQKWINEFKDEVGERKGRYYTIPQVKIIFENLSVPYTIEVE